One Cryptococcus neoformans var. neoformans B-3501A chromosome 10, whole genome shotgun sequence DNA window includes the following coding sequences:
- a CDS encoding hypothetical protein (Match to ESTs gb|CF188877.1|CF188877, gb|CF186566.1|CF186566, gb|CF186071.1|CF186071; HMMPfam hit to SURF4, SURF4 family, score: 420.6, E(): 1.8e-123): MSQRIHLNPNVPRQSPMMGGIGGGYAPDPISRPTETQRFSDNEMLANIQKWSSKVEDVIETYTQPIRPYVPALARFLIVVTFLEDALRILTQWGDQLWYLQKHRHFPWGISHLFLLINVVAMLAGSFGVISKRYPEYSVFCLLGVVATQGIGYGLLFDLSFFLRNLSVVGGLLMVLSDSLQKNKKLFAGLPTLSETDRRKYFQLAGRILLIFLFIGFVFQGNWSFARVIVSIVGLGACVMVAVGFKAKWSASFLVALLSIFNVFINNWWSVHAAHPQRDFLKYDFFQTLSIVGGLLLLVNIGPGGFSMDEKKKVY; the protein is encoded by the exons ATGTCCCAACGCATTCACCTCAACCCTAACGTCCCTCGTCAGTCGCCTATGATGGGCGGCATCGGCGGCGGGTACGCCCCGGACCCCATCTCCCGGCCAACCGAGACCCAGAGGTTCAGCGACAATGAGATGCTTGCAAACATCCAAAAGTGGAGTAGCAAGGTTGAAGATGTGATCGAGACTTACACTCAG CCCATCCGACCGTATGTGCCTGCCTTGGCCAGGTTCCTCATTGTTGTTACTTTCCTTGAGG ACGCTTTGAGAATCCTTACTCAATGGGGTGACCAGTTGTGGTACCTTCAAAA GCATCGACACTTTCCTTGGGGCATTTCCCACTTGTTCCTCTTGATCAACGTCGTG GCCATGCTTGCTGGTTCCTTCGGTGTCATCTCCAAAAGGTACCCCGAATACTCTGTCTTCTGCCTTCTCGGAGTGGTTGCTACTCAAG GCATTGGTTACGGTCTCCTTTTCgacctttctttcttccttcgcaACCTCAGTGTTGTTGGAGGTCTTCTCATGGTTCTCTCCGACTCTTTgcagaagaacaagaagctATTCGCTGGCTTGCCCACTCTTAGCGAGACTGACCGACGCAAGTA CTTCCAGCTTGCCGGCCgaatcctcctcatcttccttttcattgGTTTCGTCTTCCAAGGCAACTGGTCCTTCGCCCGTGTCATCGTCTCCATCGTCGGTTTGGGCGCCTGTGTCATGGTCGCCGTGGGCTTTAAGGCCAAATGGAGTGCCAGTTTCCTTGTCGCTCTTTTGAGCATCTTCAATGTCTTCATTAACAATTGGTGGAGCGTCCACGCTGCTCACCCTCAGAGGGACTTTCTCAAGTATGACTT CTTCCAGACCTTGT CCATCGTCGGTGGTCTCTTGTTACTTGTCAACATCGGTCCTGGAGGGTTTTCCatggacgagaagaagaag GTCTATTAA